Genomic DNA from Nonomuraea rubra:
TCGGGGTGCCGACGTCGAGCCAGTAGGTGCGGTCGGCGTAGCCCAGCACGAGCTCGCCCGACTCGATCAGCCCGGGGAACGTCTCGCGCTCGACCGACACGACCTCGTCGCGCGGGATCGAGTCGATCACGGACCGGGTGAAGACGTAGCAGCCGGCGTTGATCCGGTTCGTCACGGGGTTGGGGGTCTTCTCCAGGAACGCCGTCACGCGCCCCGCCTCGTCGGTCGGCACGCAGCCGAACCGGGAGGGATCATCCACTTCCGTCAGATGGAGCGTTACAGCGGCCTGCTTCGCGCGGTGCACGCGCACCTGCTCGCCGATGTCGTGACCAGAGAGGATGTCCCCGTTGAGGATCAGCACCGGGTCGCCGGGGCCGGCCGTGAGCGCCTCGGCGGCGTTGCGGATCGCGCCGCCGGTGCCCAGCGGCGTCTCCTCCGTCATGTAGACGAGCGAGAGCCCGAACGCCGCCCCGTCACCGAAGGCCGGCTCGAACATGGACGCCTTGTAGGAGGTGGCGAACACGATCCGGCGCACGCCGAAAGATCGGGCGCGCGCCAGTTGGTGGGCCAGGAACGGCACCCCGGCGGTCTGCAGCAGCGGCTTGGGCGTGCCCAGTGTCAGCGGACGCAGGCGCGTGCCCTGCCCCCCGACCAGGAGGATCGCCTCGAGGTCTGGCAAAGAGCTCTCCATCACTCCGTGAGGTTACCGAACTATTCGATCGCGCGTTGATAAGAGCTGAGATGCGCCTCCGCCGAGGCGTCCCAGGTGAACTCGCGAGCTCTGGCCAGCCCCGCCTCCTGCAGCTGCTTCCTGCGCTCCGGCGAGGCCAGCAGGTGACCCAGCGCCGCGGCGATGCTGCCGGCGTCCGGCTCAGTGTAGGCCACCGCGTCGCCGCCCACCTCCGGCAGCGAGGTGCGGTGGGTGGTCAGGACCGGCGCACCGCAGGCCATGGCCTCCAGCACCGGCAGCCCGAACCCCTCGCCGCGCGAGGGGAAGGCCACCACCAGCGCCCCGCCCAGGAACCCGGGCAGGTCGGGCGCGCGCAGGTAGCCGGGCCTGATGACCCTCACCGTGGCCTCGACCTCCCGGCAGGCGGCGTCCACGTCGTCCTCGTGCACCCCGCCGCCGAGCACCAGCGCCGGCGGCTTCTCCAGCCGCTTCACGGCGGCGGCGAAGCCGCGGATGAGGTTCGGAACGTTCTTGCGGGGGTCGAGCGCGCCCAGGAAGGCCACGTACGGCTGGCCGTGCAGCCCGCACCTCATGGCCGCCCTGCGGATCTCCTCCTCGCTCGGCGGGTGGAACTGCGCCAGGTCCACGCCGTGGTAGGCGACGTCGATGCGGGTGGGATCGGCGGCCAGCACGCGCACCAGCTCGTCGCGCGTCGCCTTGGACGGCACGATGACCCGCTGGGCATGGCGTACGGCGGTGCGCGTGGCCGAGCGGAAGAACGCGGCACGCGGGGTGTGGCTGTCGGGCTCGGTGAACCAGGTCGCGTCGTGCACCGTCACGACGGTCGGCAGGCCCGAGCTGAGCGGGATGGAGTAG
This window encodes:
- a CDS encoding sugar phosphate nucleotidyltransferase, with translation MESSLPDLEAILLVGGQGTRLRPLTLGTPKPLLQTAGVPFLAHQLARARSFGVRRIVFATSYKASMFEPAFGDGAAFGLSLVYMTEETPLGTGGAIRNAAEALTAGPGDPVLILNGDILSGHDIGEQVRVHRAKQAAVTLHLTEVDDPSRFGCVPTDEAGRVTAFLEKTPNPVTNRINAGCYVFTRSVIDSIPRDEVVSVERETFPGLIESGELVLGYADRTYWLDVGTPTAYVQGSRDLVLGKLSSPALPGPTGEYLQLEGARISPEAKVQGGTAVGARAVVEAGASVVGSVLSDDCVVEAGATVTDSVVGQGARVCAGTVVRDAVIGDGAIVRPGNELQNGVRIWPGIELPERALRYSSDV
- a CDS encoding glycosyltransferase family 4 protein — encoded protein: MPRVLVDAAAVPADRGALIRYVDGLVAALDRAGADLSVVCQRAEAERYRRLAPTAQVLPGPVAITNRAARLAWEQTGLPLLARHAGADVIHAPYYSIPLSSGLPTVVTVHDATWFTEPDSHTPRAAFFRSATRTAVRHAQRVIVPSKATRDELVRVLAADPTRIDVAYHGVDLAQFHPPSEEEIRRAAMRCGLHGQPYVAFLGALDPRKNVPNLIRGFAAAVKRLEKPPALVLGGGVHEDDVDAACREVEATVRVIRPGYLRAPDLPGFLGGALVVAFPSRGEGFGLPVLEAMACGAPVLTTHRTSLPEVGGDAVAYTEPDAGSIAAALGHLLASPERRKQLQEAGLARAREFTWDASAEAHLSSYQRAIE